In Hahella sp. KA22, one genomic interval encodes:
- the dusB gene encoding tRNA dihydrouridine synthase DusB, protein MTRAEAAVKIGPYELRNNLILAPMAGVTDRPFRLLCRSLGAGLAVSEMMAANPDLRDTRKSRLRMDHDGEGEPIAVQIAGAEPEMLAEAARYNVEHGAQIIDINMGCPAKKVCNKAAGSALLRDEALVKDILTAVVSAVSVPVTLKIRTGWSRQSRNGVTVARIAQDCGIQSLAVHGRTRECKYEGTAEYDTIAEIKQSVSIPVVANGDITCVEQARHVLDYTGVDALMIGRGAQGRPWIFREIEHFIATGERLPEPPMDEIKQILIGHINALHEFYGDYQGVRIARKHVGWYLQTANIGAIFKSQFNRLNDAQAQLDELHHFFEHLSIEGEEKAA, encoded by the coding sequence ATGACCAGAGCGGAAGCGGCCGTGAAAATTGGACCCTATGAGTTGCGTAACAATTTGATACTGGCCCCGATGGCTGGAGTGACCGACCGCCCCTTCCGGCTGCTATGCCGTAGTCTGGGCGCAGGCCTTGCAGTATCGGAAATGATGGCTGCGAATCCGGATCTGCGAGACACCCGAAAATCCAGATTACGTATGGATCACGACGGCGAAGGCGAGCCCATTGCGGTGCAAATCGCCGGCGCCGAGCCGGAGATGTTGGCCGAAGCGGCGAGATACAACGTCGAACATGGCGCGCAAATCATCGATATCAACATGGGTTGTCCCGCTAAAAAGGTCTGCAACAAAGCGGCAGGCTCAGCTTTGTTACGAGATGAAGCCCTGGTGAAAGATATATTGACGGCTGTGGTAAGCGCTGTCTCTGTGCCGGTGACATTGAAAATACGCACCGGATGGAGTCGGCAAAGCCGGAACGGGGTGACTGTCGCCCGCATTGCGCAGGATTGCGGCATACAATCACTCGCTGTGCACGGCAGAACCCGCGAGTGCAAATACGAGGGAACGGCGGAGTACGACACTATAGCTGAGATCAAACAGAGCGTTTCCATTCCGGTGGTGGCCAACGGCGATATTACCTGTGTTGAGCAAGCCAGGCATGTGCTGGATTACACCGGCGTCGACGCTTTGATGATCGGCAGAGGAGCACAGGGGCGTCCCTGGATTTTCCGTGAAATCGAACACTTTATCGCTACCGGAGAGCGCTTACCGGAACCGCCAATGGATGAGATTAAGCAGATACTCATCGGTCATATTAACGCGTTACACGAGTTTTATGGTGACTACCAAGGCGTCCGCATCGCACGCAAGCATGTGGGCTGGTATCTGCAAACCGCAAATATTGGGGCCATTTTCAAGTCACAATTTAATCGTTTAAACGATGCTCAAGCGCAGCTGGATGAACTCCATCACTTTTTTGAGCATCTGAGTATTGAAGGAGAGGAAAAAGCCGCATGA
- the fis gene encoding DNA-binding transcriptional regulator Fis, whose protein sequence is MTTESIVTTETGSGANNLLTVEQSATQTMTLRDSVDQALANYFAQLDGAPVKDVYQMVLSEVEAPLLEQVLKYTRNNQTKASVLLGLNRGTLRKKLKQYDLL, encoded by the coding sequence ATGACTACAGAATCTATCGTTACAACAGAAACCGGTTCTGGAGCTAATAATTTACTGACCGTGGAGCAGTCGGCCACTCAAACCATGACTTTGCGCGATAGCGTTGATCAAGCGCTGGCGAACTACTTCGCGCAACTGGACGGAGCTCCCGTCAAAGACGTCTATCAAATGGTGCTTTCCGAAGTTGAAGCTCCCCTGCTTGAGCAGGTGCTGAAATACACCCGCAACAACCAGACCAAGGCTTCTGTCCTGCTGGGCTTGAACCGCGGCACGCTGCGCAAGAAGCTGAAGCAGTACGATCTGCTGTAA
- the purH gene encoding bifunctional phosphoribosylaminoimidazolecarboxamide formyltransferase/IMP cyclohydrolase, translating into MSSPDNVKIKRALISVSDKSGIVEFAKSLADLGVEILSTGGTYKLLQQESVPVREVSDYTGFPEMMDGRVKTLHPKVHGGILGRRGQDDAVMAEHDIAQIDLVVVNLYPFEATIARPNCSLVDAIENIDIGGPTMVRSAAKNHKDVAIVVNPSDYDGIVAELQANGGALAFSRRFDLAVKAFEHTSAYDGAIANYLGLKVQSEESAYPRTLNQQFIKKQDLRYGENPHQSAAFYVEANAREASVSTATQLQGKELSYNNIADTDAALECVKPFADAACVIVKHANPCGVAIGVDIKQAYELAYATDPTSAFGGIIAFNRELDADTAQAIISRQFVEVIIAPKVSEGARAALSAKTNVRVLECGAFQGERLSAFDFKRVTGGLLVQDRDLGMVNMDALKMVTDRAPTEQELNDLLFAWEVAKFVKSNAIVYAKSGRTIGIGAGQMSRVYSAKIAGIKAADENLEVKGSVMASDAFFPFRDSVDAAAAAGITAIIQPGGSMRDQEVIDAANEHGIAMVFTGMRHFRH; encoded by the coding sequence ATGTCCAGCCCAGATAATGTGAAGATCAAACGAGCGCTCATCAGCGTTTCCGATAAATCCGGCATCGTCGAATTCGCCAAATCCCTGGCTGATCTCGGCGTGGAAATCCTGTCCACCGGCGGTACGTATAAATTATTGCAGCAGGAATCCGTCCCGGTGCGTGAAGTCTCTGACTACACCGGCTTCCCGGAAATGATGGACGGACGAGTGAAAACGCTGCACCCCAAAGTACATGGCGGCATTCTGGGCCGTCGCGGTCAGGACGACGCAGTCATGGCGGAGCATGACATCGCGCAAATCGATCTGGTGGTCGTCAATCTATATCCTTTCGAAGCCACCATCGCCCGCCCCAATTGCTCACTGGTGGATGCGATTGAAAATATCGACATCGGCGGGCCGACAATGGTGCGTTCTGCGGCGAAAAACCATAAAGATGTCGCGATTGTGGTTAATCCTTCCGATTACGATGGCATTGTCGCCGAGTTGCAGGCGAATGGCGGCGCGCTGGCCTTCTCTCGCCGTTTTGATCTCGCTGTTAAAGCGTTTGAGCACACTTCCGCCTACGATGGGGCCATCGCCAATTATCTCGGCCTGAAGGTTCAGAGTGAAGAAAGCGCTTATCCGCGCACGCTTAACCAGCAGTTCATTAAAAAGCAGGATCTCCGTTATGGTGAGAACCCTCACCAAAGCGCCGCCTTTTATGTTGAAGCGAACGCTCGTGAGGCCTCAGTCTCCACCGCCACGCAACTGCAGGGCAAGGAGCTGTCTTATAACAATATCGCCGATACAGACGCGGCGCTGGAGTGCGTGAAGCCGTTCGCCGACGCCGCCTGCGTTATCGTCAAACACGCCAATCCATGCGGCGTCGCCATCGGCGTAGACATCAAACAAGCCTACGAGCTGGCTTATGCGACGGATCCCACCTCCGCTTTCGGCGGCATCATCGCCTTTAATCGCGAGCTGGACGCCGACACCGCGCAGGCGATTATTTCCCGTCAGTTCGTGGAAGTGATCATCGCGCCAAAAGTCAGCGAAGGCGCACGCGCCGCGCTGTCCGCCAAGACCAATGTCCGCGTGCTGGAATGCGGAGCATTCCAGGGCGAACGCCTCAGCGCCTTCGACTTCAAGCGCGTTACTGGCGGCTTGCTGGTGCAGGACCGCGATCTGGGCATGGTGAATATGGATGCGCTGAAAATGGTGACGGATCGCGCGCCAACGGAACAGGAGCTGAACGACCTGTTGTTCGCCTGGGAAGTCGCCAAGTTCGTGAAGTCCAACGCAATCGTTTACGCCAAAAGTGGACGCACTATCGGCATCGGCGCCGGCCAGATGAGCCGTGTCTACAGCGCCAAGATCGCCGGTATCAAAGCAGCGGATGAGAACCTGGAAGTCAAAGGTTCGGTCATGGCTTCAGACGCCTTCTTCCCATTCCGGGATAGTGTTGATGCGGCGGCGGCGGCCGGCATTACGGCGATCATTCAGCCCGGCGGCTCCATGCGCGACCAGGAAGTGATCGACGCGGCCAATGAACACGGCATCGCCATGGTGTTCACCGGCATGCGCCATTTCCGACACTAA
- the purD gene encoding phosphoribosylamine--glycine ligase, whose amino-acid sequence MNVLVIGSGGREHALAWKAAQANYVNTVFVAPGNAGTALEPKLENVAIDVLDFDALIAFAKDNQVELTIVGPEAPLVAGVVNRFQKEGLRIFGPSQGAAQLEGSKAFTKDFLARHNIPTAAYQSFTEIEPALAYLREQGAPIVVKADGLAAGKGVIVAMTLEEAEDAVRDMLADAKFGDAGHRVVIEEFLEGEEASFIVMVDGEHVLPMATSQDHKRVGDGDTGPNTGGMGAYSPAPVVTDSVHERIMREVIYPTVQGMAQEGNDYVGFLYAGLMINAEGAPKVIEYNCRFGDPETQPIMMRMQSDLVELCIAATQGALDSQTSEWDARAAVGVVLAAGGYPDSYAKGAVISGLENADRSDAKVFHAGTTMRDGQVVTQGGRVLCATALGADVTEAQQKAYEQVARIDWQDMYYRKDIAYRAIAREQASKNA is encoded by the coding sequence ATGAATGTTTTGGTCATCGGCAGCGGCGGCCGGGAACACGCCCTGGCCTGGAAAGCGGCGCAGGCGAATTATGTAAACACCGTATTTGTCGCGCCCGGCAACGCCGGCACAGCTCTGGAGCCCAAACTGGAAAACGTGGCGATTGATGTGCTTGATTTTGACGCGCTGATCGCTTTCGCCAAAGACAACCAGGTGGAGCTCACCATCGTGGGCCCGGAAGCCCCTCTGGTGGCGGGCGTTGTAAACCGCTTCCAGAAGGAAGGTTTGCGGATCTTCGGCCCATCTCAGGGCGCCGCGCAACTGGAAGGCTCAAAAGCCTTTACTAAAGATTTTCTGGCCCGCCACAACATTCCTACCGCCGCCTACCAAAGCTTCACCGAGATTGAACCCGCCCTCGCCTACCTGCGCGAACAGGGCGCTCCGATCGTGGTCAAGGCGGACGGCCTTGCCGCAGGCAAAGGCGTTATCGTTGCGATGACGCTGGAAGAAGCGGAAGACGCCGTACGGGATATGCTGGCTGACGCCAAATTCGGCGACGCGGGACACCGCGTGGTGATTGAGGAGTTCCTGGAAGGTGAAGAAGCCAGCTTCATCGTGATGGTGGATGGCGAACACGTGTTGCCCATGGCCACCAGTCAGGATCACAAACGCGTAGGCGACGGCGACACCGGTCCCAACACTGGCGGCATGGGCGCTTATTCCCCTGCCCCGGTCGTTACTGACAGCGTCCATGAACGCATCATGCGCGAAGTGATTTATCCCACCGTGCAGGGCATGGCGCAGGAAGGCAACGACTATGTAGGCTTCCTGTACGCGGGCTTGATGATCAACGCCGAAGGCGCGCCTAAGGTCATTGAGTACAACTGCCGTTTCGGCGACCCTGAAACTCAACCCATCATGATGCGCATGCAGTCGGATCTGGTTGAGCTGTGCATCGCCGCCACACAAGGCGCGCTGGACAGCCAGACATCGGAGTGGGATGCACGCGCCGCCGTAGGCGTCGTATTGGCTGCTGGCGGATATCCTGACAGCTATGCTAAAGGCGCCGTCATTTCCGGCCTGGAAAACGCTGACCGGTCTGACGCCAAGGTGTTCCACGCCGGGACGACCATGCGTGACGGCCAAGTGGTCACTCAAGGCGGACGCGTTCTGTGCGCCACCGCACTAGGCGCCGACGTCACCGAAGCGCAACAAAAAGCCTATGAGCAGGTCGCCCGTATCGACTGGCAGGATATGTACTACCGTAAAGATATCGCTTACCGCGCTATCGCCCGGGAGCAGGCGAGCAAGAACGCCTGA
- a CDS encoding EAL domain-containing protein has translation MPKNTRNSGRRAVKGPFLAVPHEARFQYILDDIPELICRWKPDGAITYVNSQYCRYFGSPRNALIGKSIFTLSPSEERSAIHEQMRRITQTSPVSQQERKAIDGNGTQRWLLWTDRGIFDSQGRLLELQSIGRDITDSRETNEQIGFMASLATLSPHPIMRATRDGAIIYVNYAAAEFLKLWETAIGDLIPSTWEPTLKKVMDSGKTATLELERNGRHFLLTLSCDRSASSQEKVANLYITDISKQKQNEDALRRSESRLGALVSAEADSILVIDDAGVIRFANPAAERIFGKPKEMLIGQSFGAPCLNGDYAEVEFPRGGKRIAEMRAQPVPWNDIQAHLITLHDVTDHRKREHLLQRRNRTLAVLTACDHHLVRENDERRLIDSFCRQLVGVGRHQTAWFGWVDDGRLDTSSKVILAGDETPFTLMKERHRLALDENDPVIQALRENCSVTRHDLSELYRLPPNSNSQPLSQCMIALPVGKSPETLGIMVIYSEYAEAFDHEEIELLEQLADDLYYGVVSLRTRHAREKAEESLRLRDRAVESTPNGILILNARRPDLPLVYVNPAFERITGYSSGEVVGKGPFFLQSDIDEDRRRESLHFLIRNREEGCVLLRNQRKDGSQFWNELHIAPVYDDRRMLTHFVAVINDVTESRHYQEQLEYQASHDDLTGLPNRNMMRDRLGQELWRAARNKHKVAIVFLDIDQFKLINDSLGHNAGDAMLKVIAKRLTGMARASDTVVRYGGDEFVIILPDISPPEKVASFISRLMDVIAQPIQLDHRDIRVSASIGVSIYPQDGDHPEVLIKNADIAMYLAKEEGRNRFHFFTEDLNKTAMERLDLEVRLRAALEKQQFHLEYQPQVDLRSGVITGVEALLRWHEPELGDIPPGKFIPIAEETGLIGAIGEWVLHAACVQAKAWTDLVAHPLTMSINLSAKQLTMARFDSALHSILTDTGVDCRHIEIELTESAIMRNVDEMRERLNLLKEQGLKLAVDDFGVGYSSFSHLRSFSFDRLKLDITFVRDITTDPNTASIARTVMSMARSMRMQVVAEGIETEAQLRYLQRLGCDVGQGFFLGRPASAENIEALLASPRIRSVRPPPSSAARNLLVLDDEMNVGSAIKRLLRHQFNVFHATTSRQAFDIMARTPIQVVISDQRMPDMSGTEFLNRVKELHPNAIRLILTGYVDMETITEAVNKGWIFKFLTKPWQDDKLLQVVTEAFEQYEKEHQTRLLDTANGVSDAARA, from the coding sequence ATGCCGAAGAACACAAGGAACAGCGGACGGCGCGCCGTAAAAGGTCCTTTTCTCGCCGTACCTCATGAAGCCCGTTTTCAGTACATCCTCGACGATATTCCCGAATTGATCTGCCGCTGGAAGCCGGATGGAGCGATCACGTATGTGAATTCGCAATATTGCCGCTACTTCGGGTCACCCAGAAATGCATTGATAGGAAAATCGATCTTTACCCTGTCGCCTTCTGAAGAGCGCAGCGCGATTCATGAACAAATGCGCCGGATTACGCAAACCTCCCCTGTCAGCCAGCAGGAGCGCAAAGCCATTGACGGAAACGGAACCCAGCGCTGGTTGTTATGGACAGATCGCGGAATATTTGACTCACAAGGACGCCTGCTGGAGTTGCAATCCATCGGTCGAGACATTACTGACAGCAGGGAAACCAATGAACAAATAGGGTTCATGGCCAGTCTGGCGACTTTGAGCCCTCACCCCATTATGCGCGCGACCCGCGACGGCGCCATTATCTACGTCAATTACGCCGCAGCGGAGTTTCTCAAGCTATGGGAAACCGCCATTGGCGACCTCATTCCCTCAACCTGGGAGCCCACTCTGAAAAAAGTGATGGACTCAGGAAAGACAGCGACGCTGGAATTGGAGCGCAACGGCCGGCATTTTCTACTGACGTTATCCTGTGACCGCTCCGCCTCTTCCCAAGAGAAAGTCGCCAACCTTTATATCACTGACATCAGTAAGCAGAAGCAAAATGAGGACGCACTGCGTCGCAGCGAAAGCCGCCTCGGAGCCCTGGTGTCAGCCGAGGCGGACAGTATTCTGGTCATTGATGATGCCGGCGTCATCCGCTTCGCCAATCCGGCCGCGGAGCGAATTTTCGGCAAGCCCAAAGAGATGCTGATCGGCCAGTCATTCGGCGCTCCCTGCCTGAATGGCGACTATGCGGAAGTGGAGTTCCCCCGAGGCGGCAAGCGCATCGCGGAAATGCGGGCGCAACCAGTGCCCTGGAACGACATCCAGGCGCATCTGATTACGTTGCATGACGTGACGGACCATCGTAAGCGCGAACATCTGCTGCAGCGACGCAACCGCACGTTGGCGGTGCTCACCGCCTGCGACCATCACTTGGTCAGAGAGAACGATGAGCGACGTTTGATTGATTCTTTCTGTCGCCAGTTGGTCGGCGTGGGACGCCATCAAACCGCCTGGTTCGGGTGGGTGGATGACGGTCGTCTGGACACCTCCAGCAAAGTCATTCTGGCTGGAGACGAGACACCGTTTACGCTAATGAAAGAGCGCCATCGTCTGGCCCTGGATGAGAATGATCCCGTGATCCAAGCGCTTCGCGAAAACTGCTCTGTGACGCGGCATGATCTATCAGAGCTTTACAGGCTTCCTCCCAACTCGAACAGTCAGCCTTTGAGTCAGTGCATGATCGCCTTACCCGTGGGTAAGTCCCCCGAGACGCTGGGGATAATGGTCATTTATTCAGAGTATGCAGAAGCATTCGACCACGAAGAGATCGAGTTGCTTGAACAGCTCGCGGATGATCTTTATTACGGCGTCGTCTCCCTGCGCACCCGGCATGCCCGGGAAAAAGCGGAGGAATCACTGCGCTTGCGCGATCGCGCAGTGGAGTCCACTCCCAATGGCATACTGATTCTCAATGCGCGTCGCCCCGACCTGCCGCTGGTCTACGTCAACCCTGCATTCGAGCGCATTACCGGGTATAGCAGCGGTGAAGTGGTGGGAAAAGGCCCGTTTTTTCTGCAAAGCGATATTGATGAAGACCGCCGCAGAGAGTCCCTGCATTTTTTGATTCGCAACCGGGAGGAAGGCTGCGTTCTGTTGCGCAATCAGCGTAAAGACGGGTCGCAGTTCTGGAATGAGCTGCACATCGCTCCGGTTTACGACGACCGCCGCATGCTCACTCACTTTGTCGCCGTGATCAACGACGTCACCGAGAGCCGGCATTATCAGGAACAGCTGGAATATCAAGCCTCCCACGATGACCTGACCGGCCTGCCTAACCGCAACATGATGCGCGACCGTCTGGGTCAGGAGCTGTGGCGCGCCGCCCGCAACAAGCATAAAGTGGCTATCGTGTTTCTGGATATCGATCAGTTCAAATTGATCAACGACAGCCTCGGCCATAACGCCGGCGACGCCATGTTAAAGGTGATCGCCAAGCGGCTTACTGGCATGGCGCGAGCCAGCGACACTGTTGTGCGCTACGGGGGCGACGAGTTCGTCATCATTCTTCCGGATATCTCGCCGCCGGAGAAAGTCGCCAGTTTCATATCCCGGCTTATGGACGTGATCGCGCAGCCCATTCAATTGGATCATCGCGACATTCGGGTTTCCGCCAGTATCGGCGTCAGCATTTATCCGCAGGATGGCGACCATCCCGAAGTCCTGATAAAAAATGCGGATATCGCCATGTATCTGGCCAAAGAAGAGGGCCGCAACCGCTTCCACTTCTTTACTGAAGACCTCAACAAAACCGCGATGGAGCGTCTGGATCTGGAAGTGCGACTGCGCGCCGCCTTAGAGAAACAGCAGTTTCATCTGGAGTACCAGCCGCAAGTGGATTTGCGCAGCGGCGTTATTACCGGGGTCGAAGCACTGTTGCGCTGGCATGAACCGGAGCTGGGCGATATCCCTCCCGGTAAATTCATTCCCATTGCGGAGGAAACCGGCCTCATCGGCGCCATTGGCGAGTGGGTGCTGCACGCCGCCTGCGTACAGGCGAAAGCCTGGACTGATTTGGTCGCTCATCCGTTGACCATGTCCATCAATCTGTCAGCGAAACAACTGACCATGGCGCGTTTTGACAGCGCCCTGCACAGCATACTCACAGACACTGGCGTGGACTGCCGCCATATCGAGATAGAGTTGACGGAAAGCGCCATCATGCGCAACGTAGATGAGATGCGCGAGCGCCTGAATCTTTTGAAGGAGCAGGGACTCAAGCTGGCGGTGGATGACTTCGGCGTCGGCTATTCCAGCTTCAGTCATCTGCGCAGTTTCTCCTTTGACCGGCTCAAGCTTGATATTACTTTCGTACGCGACATCACTACCGACCCCAATACCGCCTCCATCGCCCGCACAGTGATGTCCATGGCCAGAAGCATGCGTATGCAAGTGGTGGCGGAAGGCATAGAAACGGAAGCTCAACTGCGCTACCTGCAACGGCTGGGGTGTGATGTAGGGCAGGGCTTCTTCCTGGGACGTCCGGCGTCTGCCGAGAACATCGAAGCGCTGCTCGCCAGCCCCCGTATCCGCTCTGTGCGCCCTCCCCCGTCCTCCGCCGCCCGCAACCTGCTGGTGCTGGATGATGAGATGAACGTAGGCAGCGCCATCAAGCGGCTGCTGCGCCATCAGTTCAACGTGTTCCACGCCACCACGTCACGGCAGGCGTTCGACATCATGGCGCGCACACCGATTCAGGTCGTTATCTCTGATCAGCGTATGCCGGACATGTCGGGGACGGAGTTTCTGAATCGGGTGAAAGAGCTACACCCCAACGCAATCCGCCTCATCCTCACCGGTTATGTGGATATGGAGACGATCACAGAAGCCGTGAACAAAGGCTGGATATTCAAGTTCCTGACCAAGCCCTGGCAGGATGACAAACTGCTGCAGGTCGTGACGGAGGCCTTTGAGCAGTACGAGAAAGAGCACCAGACGCGACTGCTGGATACAGCGAACGGAGTCAGCGATGCAGCCCGCGCCTGA
- a CDS encoding circadian clock KaiB family protein codes for MQPAPEPSLVELTLYVQSVSKVSMGAIRAARHLCENVLAGRCTLNIVDLDQSPQTAERDAVLATPTLAWGSRRIIGDLSDSARVLELLELTAL; via the coding sequence ATGCAGCCCGCGCCTGAACCGTCGCTGGTAGAGCTGACGCTCTATGTGCAATCCGTATCCAAGGTTTCAATGGGCGCTATCCGCGCAGCCCGCCACCTTTGCGAAAATGTGCTGGCGGGCCGCTGCACGTTGAACATCGTCGATCTCGATCAGAGCCCCCAGACCGCCGAGCGTGACGCCGTGCTGGCGACGCCGACTCTGGCCTGGGGGAGTCGACGCATTATCGGCGACCTGTCAGATAGCGCCAGAGTGTTGGAACTGCTGGAGCTGACGGCGCTCTGA
- a CDS encoding GAF domain-containing protein: protein MYDSLPLLSSEEEKSAHYQHTLRAIRHAIEGETDWTAILSTVVCELHHRFEYFHWTGFYRVVAHELMKVGPYQGGHGCLTIPFSRGVCGAAAREQKVQLAPDVNKFPGHIACSGTTQSEIVLPLFNANGDVAAVLDIDSDHIDAFDTVDERFLAELLTDLIPLAPSPLF from the coding sequence ATGTATGACAGTCTGCCTTTATTGAGCTCCGAGGAAGAAAAATCCGCTCACTACCAACACACCCTGCGGGCGATCCGTCACGCCATCGAGGGAGAAACGGACTGGACGGCGATTCTTTCCACTGTTGTCTGCGAGCTTCATCATCGCTTCGAATATTTTCACTGGACCGGTTTTTACCGCGTCGTGGCCCATGAATTAATGAAAGTAGGCCCCTATCAAGGCGGCCACGGTTGTCTGACTATTCCGTTCAGCCGCGGCGTTTGCGGCGCTGCCGCCCGTGAGCAAAAAGTGCAGCTGGCGCCTGACGTTAACAAGTTTCCCGGCCATATCGCCTGTTCCGGCACAACGCAAAGCGAAATTGTTCTGCCGCTGTTCAACGCCAATGGCGACGTCGCCGCCGTGCTCGATATCGATTCCGATCACATTGACGCGTTCGATACCGTAGATGAACGTTTCCTAGCGGAACTGCTGACTGATCTGATCCCCCTGGCTCCCTCCCCCTTGTTCTGA
- a CDS encoding DMT family transporter, whose product MQATYIPYLFVLLWATGFVSAKWGLPYAEPFTFLSLRMLLVVPLFALLAITMKRPRLNAEQRRQQMITGIGTHGLYLGGVFYAIAAGMPAGIVALIVGVQPLLTALVSWPLGIGSPLRPLQWIGVMLGLAGLGVVVLQGGKLSGHITGAGLTASIIALLGISGSTLWQSVKGGKTDLISGGLWQYIAALTMFLIAAFTLETREVQWNPNFIGAWMWSVFVLSLAAVLLWLYMLKIGEATKVTQYLYLTPPTTAVMAYLLFDEPLTLQTGLGVALVVAGLYLARRGAIARKPALSKA is encoded by the coding sequence ATGCAGGCCACCTATATCCCTTATCTTTTCGTCTTGTTGTGGGCGACCGGGTTCGTCAGCGCCAAATGGGGCCTGCCTTACGCCGAGCCCTTCACGTTTCTCAGCCTGCGCATGTTGCTGGTCGTGCCGCTATTCGCGCTCCTGGCGATCACCATGAAGCGCCCGCGGCTTAACGCCGAGCAGCGCCGCCAGCAGATGATTACCGGTATCGGCACTCATGGTCTCTACCTCGGCGGCGTGTTCTACGCCATTGCGGCGGGCATGCCGGCGGGCATCGTCGCTCTGATTGTTGGCGTGCAGCCTTTGCTGACCGCGCTGGTCAGTTGGCCTTTGGGTATCGGCTCGCCCCTGCGCCCCTTGCAATGGATAGGCGTGATGCTGGGACTGGCGGGGTTAGGCGTAGTGGTGCTGCAGGGCGGAAAACTATCTGGACATATCACCGGCGCAGGCCTGACCGCCAGTATTATCGCCTTGCTGGGCATCTCTGGATCGACGCTCTGGCAATCGGTTAAAGGAGGCAAGACGGATTTGATCTCGGGGGGGTTATGGCAATATATCGCTGCGCTGACCATGTTCCTGATCGCCGCCTTCACGCTGGAAACCCGTGAGGTGCAATGGAACCCCAACTTTATCGGCGCCTGGATGTGGTCTGTGTTCGTGCTTTCACTGGCGGCGGTATTGTTGTGGCTGTATATGCTGAAAATCGGCGAAGCCACCAAAGTGACGCAGTATCTGTACCTGACGCCACCTACCACAGCAGTTATGGCTTATTTGTTATTTGACGAGCCCTTAACGCTGCAAACCGGTTTGGGGGTTGCGCTGGTAGTGGCCGGGCTGTATTTGGCGCGACGCGGCGCCATAGCTCGCAAGCCAGCGCTGTCAAAAGCCTGA